The following are from one region of the Salvia hispanica cultivar TCC Black 2014 chromosome 1, UniMelb_Shisp_WGS_1.0, whole genome shotgun sequence genome:
- the LOC125207592 gene encoding transcription factor MYB14-like isoform X1 produces the protein MGRAPCCEKMGLKKGPWTADEDLVLINFINHNGHANWRALPKLAGLLRCGKSCRLRWMNYLRPDIKRGNFTHEEEAIIIKLHHELGNRWSVIASRLPGRTDNEIKNIWHTHLKKRLSQRSRPEPEARMYANETSSSEENSPMHSSGEASSENLPEMDESFWSEVFSGDHWSATSDLLSGNSDSSIPLSESVCQDEAGSMDFWHNLFSKADDIVELPQF, from the exons ATGGGGAGGGCTCCTTGCTGTGAGAAAATGGGGCTGAAGAAGGGCCCTTGGACTGCCGACGAAGATCTCGTCCTCATCAACTTCATCAACCACAACGGCCACGCCAATTGGCGGGCTTTACCTAAACTGGCCG GGCTTTTGAGGTGTGGGAAGAGTTGCCGGCTGCGGTGGATGAATTACTTGCGCCCCGATATTAAGAGAGGAAATTTCACTCATGAAGAGGAAGCAATTATCATCAAATTGCATCATGAATTGGGAAATAG ATGGTCTGTGATTGCATCTAGATTACCGGGCCGCACAGACAACGAAATCAAAAACATATGGCACACACACTTGAAGAAAAGGCTTAGCCAGAGATCTCGGCCTGAGCCCGAAGCCCGGATGTACGCGAACGAGACTTCGTCATCGGAGGAGAACTCGCCGATGCATTCCTCTGGTGAGGCGTCGTCGGAGAATCTGCCGGAGATGGACGAGAGCTTCTGGTCGGAGGTTTTTTCCGGTGATCATTGGAGTGCTACTAGTGATTTATTGTCTGGAAATAGCGATTCTTCAATTCCGTTGTCGGAATCTGTTTGTCAGGATGAAGCTGGAAGCATGGATTTTTGGCACAACTTGTTTAGTAAGGCTGATGATATTGTAGAATTACCTCAATTTTGA
- the LOC125207592 gene encoding transcription factor MYB14-like isoform X2 yields MGRAPCCEKMGLKKGPWTADEDLVLINFINHNGHANWRALPKLAGLLRCGKSCRLRWMNYLRPDIKRGNFTHEEEAIIIKLHHELGNRLPGRTDNEIKNIWHTHLKKRLSQRSRPEPEARMYANETSSSEENSPMHSSGEASSENLPEMDESFWSEVFSGDHWSATSDLLSGNSDSSIPLSESVCQDEAGSMDFWHNLFSKADDIVELPQF; encoded by the exons ATGGGGAGGGCTCCTTGCTGTGAGAAAATGGGGCTGAAGAAGGGCCCTTGGACTGCCGACGAAGATCTCGTCCTCATCAACTTCATCAACCACAACGGCCACGCCAATTGGCGGGCTTTACCTAAACTGGCCG GGCTTTTGAGGTGTGGGAAGAGTTGCCGGCTGCGGTGGATGAATTACTTGCGCCCCGATATTAAGAGAGGAAATTTCACTCATGAAGAGGAAGCAATTATCATCAAATTGCATCATGAATTGGGAAATAG ATTACCGGGCCGCACAGACAACGAAATCAAAAACATATGGCACACACACTTGAAGAAAAGGCTTAGCCAGAGATCTCGGCCTGAGCCCGAAGCCCGGATGTACGCGAACGAGACTTCGTCATCGGAGGAGAACTCGCCGATGCATTCCTCTGGTGAGGCGTCGTCGGAGAATCTGCCGGAGATGGACGAGAGCTTCTGGTCGGAGGTTTTTTCCGGTGATCATTGGAGTGCTACTAGTGATTTATTGTCTGGAAATAGCGATTCTTCAATTCCGTTGTCGGAATCTGTTTGTCAGGATGAAGCTGGAAGCATGGATTTTTGGCACAACTTGTTTAGTAAGGCTGATGATATTGTAGAATTACCTCAATTTTGA
- the LOC125197500 gene encoding uncharacterized protein LOC125197500, producing the protein MYIHRDREQAGLRLFMDYFAADPRWSDQMFRRRFRMRRHVFLRIVNAVVARDSYFMQIVDAVWRQSISTLQKCTSALCQLAYGTTADMFDEYLHVSEHSGRDCLARFCRAVVEAFKDTYLRKPTTDDVRRLVRMHEDTHGFPGMLGSIDCMHWQWKNCPMAWRGAYTSGHKGTHPTIVLEAVADQRLWIWHAYFGVAGSNNDLNVLNESPLFNDLGAGQAPTVEFTANHRRYTMGYYLADGIYPRWPVFVKTITCPTTDRRKLFAKKQEAARNDVECAFGVHQSRWAIVKGATRGWHLPIITDIMYACIT; encoded by the coding sequence ATGTATATACATCGAGACCGTGAACAAGCTGGTTTGCGGCTTTTCATGGATTATTTCGCTGCAGATCCTCGATGGAGTGATCAAATGTTCCGTCGCCGGTTCCGGATGCGGAGGCATGTGTTCCTGCGCATTGTCAACGCAGTTGTAGCTCGTGACTCGTACTTTATGCAAATCGTCGATGCTGTCTGGCGGCAAAGTATATCGACTTTGCAGAAATGCACCTCCGCCCTATGCCAACTCGCTTATGGAACAACTGCAGATATGTTTGATGAGTACCTCCATGTGAGCGAGCATAGTGGACGCGATTGCCTAGCTAGATTCTGTCGGGCAGTGGTCGAAGCATTCAAGGACACATACTTGAGAAAGCCAACGACCGACGATGTTCGCAGATTGGTACGCATGCACGAGGACACCCACGGCTTCCCGGGGATGCTGGGCAGCATCGACTGTATGCACTGGcagtggaagaattgtccaaTGGCTTGGAGAGGAGCATACACTAGCGGGCACAAGGGCACACATCCAACGATTGTGTTGGAGGCCGTTGCCGACCAACGgttgtggatctggcatgcctaCTTTGGAGTCGctgggtcgaacaacgacctcaatgTGTTGAACGAGTCTCCATTGTTCAATGACTTGGGTGCCGGGCAAGCGCCTACTGTAGAGTTCACGGCCAACCACCGTCGGTACACTATGGGGTACTATCTGGCAGACGGGATCTACCCTCGATGGCCCGTGTTCGTGAAGACCATCACATGTCCGACAACGGATAGGAGGAAGTTGTTTGCCAAAAAGCAAGAGGCGGCTCGGAATGATGTGGAGTGCGCATTCGGAGTCCACCAATCACGTTGGGCTATAGTGAAGGGTGCGACCCGTGGTTGGCACCTTCCAATAATCACCGACATCATGTAtgcatgcataacatga